Proteins from a single region of Megalopta genalis isolate 19385.01 chromosome 3, iyMegGena1_principal, whole genome shotgun sequence:
- the eIF2Bepsilon gene encoding eukaryotic translation initiation factor 2B subunit epsilon — translation MNTRMGKKDIVQAVILSEDFVTNLTPMQDIYPSVLMPIINVPLLDYLMETLIKCGIQELFLYCSRHIDLIKAYINKRKWPRILVSLIISEGCLSLGDALRDIDTKGSIRGNFILIRGDAFINADLMNALNNHRSKLERDKGATITMLMRNFGSTNNSLLRKETVLLVSDKTSNKVLHYSKLKFDEKKVKLELNWFLDHSEIEINTCYMDTHVYLCSPAVLPLFSDNFDFQTMEDFIRGVLMNEEILNSRIYWQQLNPEEYSLPIISWNAYQILNRDILNRHSFPLTPNSIPFLKNFIHMPRSTYKHRSASLAKGCTLEEDSVLCQNSTLGNDTSVTRSVIGHNCLIGCNVKIKNSYVLSDTKIEDNCTITNSIIFPNCVIKKATQINKCILYPGTNIDARIEYIDSILKLKDNKVITIQMSEIEMDYDFEFFNDYHTEESDNDYHAEDDYSTDDTSSNVDSEYNSPIPDDTDMFLSEVIDSLLRGFQDTLKCENIILEINSSRYAYNITMSEVTYNVIKAILSLPFHYFSELKKTINNQRYKDYLKSMVTYFRPIIFNYVKTEDAQDHCLRAIEDVATSTEELLPVLENLLLVFYKKDILSEEKILNWYRSSGIQNNKIKTAIKSFISWLEEPED, via the exons ATGAATACAAGAATGGGAAAGAAAGACATTGTTCAAGCGGTAATTCTTTCGGAAGATTTTGTAACAAATTTGACACCTATGCAAGATATATATCCAAGTGTTTTAATGCCAATCATAAACGTACCGCTTTTAGATTATTTAATGGAAACTTTGATCAAGTGTGGAATACAAGAATTGTTTCTTTATTGTAGCCGTCATATCGATTTAATAAAAGCTTATATAAATAAACGAAAGTGGCCAAGAATATTAGTTTCTCTAATCATATCAGAGGGATGTTTGTCTTTGGGTGATGCTCTTAGAGATATTGATACGAAAGGTTCAATTCGTGGTAATTTCATACTAATAAGAGGAGATGCCTTTATTAATGCAGATCTTATGAATGCTTTAAACAATCATCGCTCTAAACTTGAAAGAGATAAAGGTGCAACAATCACTATGTTGATGAGAAACTTTGGCTCAACAAACAATTCCTTATTAAGGAAAGAAACAGTTTTATTAGTATCTGATAAAACTAGCAACAAGGTCCTACATTACAGTAAATTAAAATTTGATGAGAAGAAAGTAAAGTTAGAATTGAATTGGTTCTTAGATCACAGTGAAATTGAGATCAATACTTGTTATATGGATACTCACGTTTATCTATGTTCACCTGCTGTACTTCCACTGTTCTCAGATAATTTTGATTTTCAA acaatggaagatttcattCGAGGAGTGTTGATGAATGAAGAAATCCTGAATTCCCGTATTTATTGGCAACAATTGAATCCTGAAGAGTATAGTCTACCAATTATATCATGGAATGCATACCAGATTCTTAATCGTGATATTTTGAATAGACATAGTTTTCCACTTACACCGAATTCTATTCCATttctaaaaaattttattcataTGCCACGAAGCACTTACAAACACAGAAGTGCCTCTCTTGCTAAAGGTTGCACTTTAGAAGAAGATAGTGTGCTTTGCCAAAACAGTACGTTAGGAAATGATACCTCTGTTACGAGATCTGTTATTGGACACAATTGTTTAATAGGCtgtaatgtaaaaataaaaaattcctaTGTACTATCAGATACTAAAATTGAAGACAATTGTACTATTACAAACAGTATAATATTTCCAAACTGTGTTATTAAAAAGGCCactcaaataaataaatgtatattatATCCTGGAACAAATATTGATGCTCGAATAGAATATATTGATTCCATATTAAAATTGAAAGACAATAAAGTTATCACTATACAGATGTCAGAAATTGAAATGGATTATGACTTTGAGTTCTTTAATGATTACCATACAGAAGAATCTGATAACGACTACCATGCAGAAGATGATTATTCTACAGATGATACAAGTAGCAATGTAGATTCTGAATACAATTCACCAATTCCAGATGATACAGACATGTTTCTATCTGAAGTTATTGATAGTTTGTTAAGAGGTTTTCAAGATACACTTAAGTGTGAAAACATAATTTTGGAGATAAACTCGTCAAGATATGCATATAACATTACCATGAGTGAAGTAACATATAATGTTATTAAAGCTATATTAAGTTTACCATTTCATTATTTTTCAGAATTGAAAAAAACTATAAATAATCAAAGATATAAAGACTACTTGAAAAGTATGGTGACTTACTTCCGgccaattatttttaattatgtcAAAACAGAAGATGCTCAAGATCATTGTTTACGTGCAATAGAAGATGTTGCTACTTCAACTGAAGAATTATTACCAGTTTTAGAAAACTTATTACTTGTTTTTTACAAAAAAGACATCTTATCAGAAGAAAAGATTTTAAACTGGTATAGATCCAGTGGAATTCAAAACAATAAAATCAAAACTGCaataaaatcatttatttcctgGCTTGAAGAACCTGAAGACTGA
- the egh gene encoding beta-1,4-mannosyltransferase egh — MLNSILKHILHCFLLCIVIITFELIFGGVCWNSDKYVDLDPWVQYGFVGALTLYLLRTLTFLSFPQVLFNFIGLTIYNAFPDKVILNGSPLLAPFICIRVVTRGDYPQLVQENVMRNLNKCLETGVENFQIEVVTDKPIGLSHHQRIREVVVPPNYCTSSGALFKARALQYCLEKSVNELADNDWIVHLDEETLMTENSLRGILNFVLDGKHQFGQGLITYANEDVVNWITTLADSFRVADDMGKLRLQFTMFHKPFFSMKGSYVVTQMSAERQVSFNNGLDGSVAEDCFFAMKAFTQGYTFNFVDGEMWEKSPFTLWDFVQQRKRWLQGILLVVHSKAIPLNKKLLLGISCYSWVTMPLSTSNVILAGLYPITCPAIINFLCAFIGAVNIYMYIFGVVKSFSLHRFGIARFVLCICGALSTIPFNIIIENIAVIWGLFGKKHKFYVVKKQLKLRV; from the exons ATGTTGAACAGTATACTCAAGCATATTTTACACTGTTTTCTACTATGCATTGTTATAATTACTTTTGAATTAATTTTTGGTGGAGTTTGCTGGAACAGTGATAAATATGTAGACTTAGATCCATGGGTTCAGTATGGATTTGTTGGTGCACTTACATTATATCTGTTGCGAACACTTACATTTCTTTCGTTCCCTcaagttttatttaatttcattggATTGACAATTTATAATGCATTCCCAGATAAAGTTATCTTAAATGGTTCACCATTACTTGCACCATTCATTTGCATTAGAGTGGTAACACGAGGAGATTATCCTCAGTTAGTGCAAGAAAATGTAAtgagaaatttaaataaatgtttaGAAACTGGTGTAGAAAACTTTCAAATTGAAGTAGTAACTGATAAACCAATTGGGTTATCCCATCATCAAAGAATTAGAGAAGTGGTTGTTCCACCAAATTATTGCACAAGTAGTGGCGCTTTATTCAAAGCACGAGCTTTGCAATATTGTTTAGAGAAATCAGTGAATGAATTAGCAGATAATGATTGGATTGTGCATCTTGATGAAGAAACCCTTATGACTGAAAATTCTCTTCGTGGTATATTAAACTTTGTATTGGATGGAAAACATCAATTTGGTCAAGGATTAATTACATATGCAAATGAAGATGTTGTTAATTGGATTACTACATTAGCAGATAGCTTTAGAGTAGCAGATGATATGGGAAAATTAAGGCTACAATTCACAATGTTTCATAAACCATTCTTCAGTATGAAAGGGTCTTATGTTGTTACTCAG ATGAGTGCGGAAAGACAAGTTTCTTTTAACAATGGATTGGATGGATCTGTTGCAGAAGATTGCTTTTTTGCAATGAAAGCATTTACCCAAGGTTACACGTTTAATTTTGTGGATGGTGAAATGTGGGAAAAATCACCATTCACGTTATGGGACTTTGTACAACAAAGAAAACGGTGGCTACAAGGTATATTGCTTGTTGTACATTCCAAAGCAATtccattaaataaaaaattactcTTAGGCATATCTTGTTACTCATGGGTGACAATGCCTTTGTCTACTTCAAATGTCATATTAGCTGGACTTTATCCCATTACTTGTCCTGCAATTATAAATTTTCTATGCGCCTTTATTGGTGCAGTGAATATTTACATGTACATTTTTggtgtagttaaatcattttctttacATCGATTTGGCATTGCTCGTTTTGTATTATGCATATGTGGGGCATTATCAACTATTCCTTTCAATATAATCATTGAAAATATTGCTGTTATATGGGGTTTATTTGggaagaaacataaattttatgTTGTTAAAAAACAGTTAAAACTGAgagtataa
- the RpLP2 gene encoding ribosomal protein LP2 — protein MRYVAAYLLAALGGKASPNQNDIEKILSSVGIEFDPEKLKLVISELNGKSIDELIAQGREKLSSMPVGGSAVASTAAPAAGAAAAPVEEKKEEKKPAKEESESDDDDMGFGLFD, from the exons ATGCGTTACGTGGCCGCTTATCTTTTGGCTGCCTTAGGAGGCAAAGCTTCACCTAACCAAAATGATATCGAAAAGATTTTATCATCTGTCGGAATTGAATTCGACCCTGAGAAACTGAAGCTTGTTATCTCAGAATTGAATGGAAAGTCAATTGATGAACTAATAGCACAAG GACGTGAGAAATTGTCATCTATGCCAGTTGGTGGCAGTGCAGTTGCTAGCACTGCTGCACCTGCTGCTGGAGCAGCTGCTGCTCCAGTTGAAGAAAAGAAGG AGGAAAAGAAGCCAGCAAAGGAAGAATCTGAGTCAGACGATGATGAC